Proteins from a genomic interval of Homo sapiens chromosome 6 genomic scaffold, GRCh38.p14 alternate locus group ALT_REF_LOCI_2 HSCHR6_MHC_COX_CTG1:
- the HLA-A gene encoding HLA class I histocompatibility antigen, A alpha chain isoform A*01:01:01:01 precursor (isoform A*01:01:01:01 precursor is encoded by transcript variant 2 (A*01:01:01:01)): MAVMAPRTLLLLLSGALALTQTWAGSHSMRYFFTSVSRPGRGEPRFIAVGYVDDTQFVRFDSDAASQKMEPRAPWIEQEGPEYWDQETRNMKAHSQTDRANLGTLRGYYNQSEDGSHTIQIMYGCDVGPDGRFLRGYRQDAYDGKDYIALNEDLRSWTAADMAAQITKRKWEAVHAAEQRRVYLEGRCVDGLRRYLENGKETLQRTDPPKTHMTHHPISDHEATLRCWALGFYPAEITLTWQRDGEDQTQDTELVETRPAGDGTFQKWAAVVVPSGEEQRYTCHVQHEGLPKPLTLRWELSSQPTIPIVGIIAGLVLLGAVITGAVVAAVMWRRKSSDRKGGSYTQAASSDSAQGSDVSLTACKV; encoded by the exons ATGGCCGTCATGGCGCCCCGAACCCTCCTCCTGCTACTCTCGGGGGCCCTGGCCCTGACCCAGACCTGGGCGG GCTCCCACTCCATGAGGTATTTCTTCACATCCGTGTCCCGGCCCGGCCGCGGGGAGCCCCGCTTCATCGCCGTGGGCTACGTGGACGACACGCAGTTCGTGCGGTTCGACAGCGACGCCGCGAGCCAGAAGATGGAGCCGCGGGCGCCGTGGATAGAGCAGGAGGGGCCGGAGTATTGGGACCAGGAGACACGGAATATGAAGGCCCACTCACAGACTGACCGAGCGAACCTGGGGACCCTGCGCGGCTACTACAACCAGAGCGAGGACG GTTCTCACACCATCCAGATAATGTATGGCTGCGACGTGGGGCCGGACGGGCGCTTCCTCCGCGGGTACCGGCAGGACGCCTACGACGGCAAGGATTACATCGCCCTGAACGAGGACCTGCGCTCTTGGACCGCGGCGGACATGGCAGCTCAGATCACCAAGCGCAAGTGGGAGGCGGTCCATGCGGCGGAGCAGCGGAGAGTCTACCTGGAGGGCCGGTGCGTGGACGGGCTCCGCAGATACCTGGAGAACGGGAAGGAGACGCTGCAGCGCACGG ACCCCCCCAAGACACATATGACCCACCACCCCATCTCTGACCATGAGGCCACCCTGAGGTGCTGGGCCCTGGGCTTCTACCCTGCGGAGATCACACTGACCTGGCAGCGGGATGGGGAGGACCAGACCCAGGACACGGAGCTCGTGGAGACCAGGCCTGCAGGGGATGGAACCTTCCAGAAGTGGGCGGCTGTGGTGGTGCCTTCTGGAGAGGAGCAGAGATACACCTGCCATGTGCAGCATGAGGGTCTGCCCAAGCCCCTCACCCTGAGATGGG AGCTGTCTTCCCAGCCCACCATCCCCATCGTGGGCATCATTGCTGGCCTGGTTCTCCTTGGAGCTGTGATCACTGGAGCTGTGGTCGCTGCCGTGATGTGGAGGAGGAAGAGCTCAG ATAGAAAAGGAGGGAGTTACACTCAGGCTGCAA GCAGTGACAGTGCCCAGGGCTCTGATGTGTCTCTCACAGCTTGTAAAG tgtGA